In Crassostrea angulata isolate pt1a10 chromosome 4, ASM2561291v2, whole genome shotgun sequence, one genomic interval encodes:
- the LOC128182219 gene encoding multivesicular body subunit 12B-like: protein MIYRNNVFIYSILYLCYTVILFSGDMAESYRPITQVAIASDPGRCPPGFTLIDRSYDRRDDADLWRDGLFGRKVVRYLCVEKLTPSPGRDVLVDVTVIGDRDAIPAGFSCVDYTCDTREKAVRKKMLCVRYMSSDLTNDAICELILLTRGVRRPPNGYTLVGELNYMGLCYKMACFNKPGVQMDSHQGHANNSTFHTQGYTTQSTPMNMSSLASNLQYNPTPSKKNEPLERGTSFTDSANTLQGMCSVENRKV from the exons ATGATCTATCGTaataatgtttttatatattctattttGTATCTCTGTTATACAGTTATTCTCTTTTCAGGTGACATGGCAGAGAGTTACAGACCAATCACTCAAGTTGCCATTGCATCAGATCCAGGAAGGTGTCCACCTGGATTCACTCTG ATTGATCGTTCCTACGATCGTCGGGATGACGCTGATCTGTGGAGAGATGGCTTGTTTGGGAGAAAAGTGGTTCGATATCTCTGTGTAGAAAAACTGACACCATCACCG GGTAGAGATGTATTGGTAGATGTCACTGTCATCGGAGATAGAGATGCCATTCCAGCGGGATTTAGCTGTGTAGATTACACGTGCGATACTC GTGAGAAGGCTGTGAGAAAGAAGATGCTATGTGTAAGATACATGTCCAGTGATTTAACAAATGATGCTATATGTGAACTTATCCTCCTTACAAGGGGAGTCAGGCGGCCACCAAATGGGTATACATTGGTCGG AGAGCTGAATTACATGGGACTGTGCTACAAGATGGCTTGCTTCAATAAGCCTGGAGTTCAGATGGATTCCCACCAGGGTCATGCTAATAACTCCACCTTCCACACACAGGGCTACACAACTCAATCCACACCAATGAACAT GAGTTCTCTAGCCTCCAATTTGCAATACAACCCGACTCCTTCTAAAAAGAATGAACCATTGGAAAGGGGCACCAGCTTCACTGATTCTGCAAATACTCTGCAAGGTATGTGTAGTGTAGAAAATAGAAAAGTGTGA